CCATCGAAACGCCCGATGGCGACGATGTGCACAAGGTGGATGAAGGCATCCGCTTTGACGCCAGTTTCGAGGGGATTTCCGGCGTCAAGCTGATCAGCCCCGAGGGCAAAGTTACCGCCGCAACCAGCAGCCAGATCTGCGATGGATCGAGCGCCGTGCTGGTGGTGAGCGAGGAATTCCTCAAGACTCACAATCTCACCCCGTTGGCCCGGATCCACAACCTGACGGTTACGGCCGGCGATCCGGTGATCATGCTGGAAGAGCCGCTGTTCGCGACCGACAAGGCCCTGGATCGGGCCGGTATGAAGATCGACGACATCGACCTGTACGAAGTGAACGAAGCGTTCGCGCCGGTTCCGATGGCCTGGCTCAAGCATACCGGTGCCGATCCGGACAAGCTGAACGTGCATGGCGGAGCGATTGCGCTGGGCCACCCGCTCGGGGCTTCGGGCACGAAATTGATGGCGACGCTGGTCCACGGCCTGCATCGCCACGGCAAGAAATACGGTTTGCAGACCATGTGTGAAGGCGGCGGTGTCGCCAATGTCACCATCGTCGAAGCTGTTTAATTCATTCTAATCTGAGAGGAATATTCCAATGGAAGTTGGTGCCAATACCCCCGCAGTCGTCACCGGCGGCGCATCCGGCCTCGGTGCTGCAACGGCCCGTGCGCTGGCAGCCAAAGGCGTGAAAGTCGCGATCTTCGATATGAACGAAGAAAAGGGCAACGCCATGGCGGAAGAGCTTGGCGGGGTTTTCTGCAAGGTCAATGTCACCAGCGACGAGGAAGTCGATGCCGGCTTCGCAAAGGCCCGTGAAGCCCATGGGCAGGAGCGTATCCTGGTCAATTGCGCAGGCATCGGCAACGCGATCAAGACGGCCAGCCGTTCGCGCGAAGATGGCTCGATCAAGCACTTCCCGCTTTCGGCCTTCGATTTCGTCATCCAGGTCAATCTGGTCGGCACGTTCCGCTGCATCGCCAAGTCGGCAGCGGGCATGATGTCGCTTGATCCGCTGACGGAAGAGGGTGATCGCGGCGCTATCGTGAACACCGCATCTGTCGCGGCAGAGGATGGCCAGATCGGCCAGGCAGCCTATTCCGCCTCCAAGGGCGGTGTTGTCGGCATGACATTGCCGATTGCACGCGACCTGATGAAGGAAGGTATCCGCGTCAACACGATCCTGCCGGGTATTTTCGACACCCCGCTGCTTGCCGCCGCGCCGCAGAATGTGCGCGATGCACTGGCCGCATCGGTGCCATTCCCCAAGCGTCTGGGTATGCCGGACGAGTATGCGAAACTGGCCATGACGATGATCGAAACCGGCTATTTCAATGGCGAAGATGTGCGCCTCGATGGCGGCATCCGGATGGCCCCTCGTTAAGCTGGCCTCCGCTAATTTGGCAGGGAAGCGTGGTCTTTCCTACTGCAGCGGCGGTCGCTAGCTTGCCGCAATGATATTCGCAGCGCTCCTTTCCCCGTGTTCTTTGACGCAGGGATCGGGGCGCTTCGTTTTTTGCCACAGGACAGTGTTCCATGTGTTCCATCCAGTAGGATTTCGCGGAGAGGATAGATGACCGATTACACCCAGATACTGGTCGACAAGGCGGACGGTATTGCCACCATCACGCTCAACCGGCCGGAGAAGATGAACGCTTTCACCAACGTGATGATGACAGAAATGATCGCCGCGATGGACGACATCGATGCCGATGACGATGTCCGCGCGGTGATCTTTACCGGGGCGGGCGACCGTGCGTTTTGCGCCGGTGCCGACCTGACGCCAGAGGGTGGAGGCCGGGTCTTCTCAGATCCGACCGAGGTTGAAGATCTCTCGGACGAGCGCGTCCGCGATGGCGGTGGCCGCCTGACCTTGCGCTTGTTCAACAGCACCAAACCATTGATATCTGCCTGTAACGGCGTTGCGGTGGGGATCGGGGCGACGATGCAGCTGGCCATGGATATCCGCCTGGCCTCCGACACGGCGCGATATGGTTTCGTATTCGCGCGGCGCGGGATCGTGCCGGAAGCGTGTTCGAGCTGGTTCCTGCCCAAGCTGGTCGGCATCCAGCAAGCGCTGGAGTGGTGCTATTCGGGCCGTGTGTTCGATGCAGCGGAAGCGAAAGAAGGCCGCTTGGTCCGATCCATCCACCCACAAGCTGAATTGATGGATGTGGCGAAAGGTCTGGCGCGCGAGATTGCCGACAATACCTCGGCCATTTCGGTGTC
This is a stretch of genomic DNA from Parerythrobacter jejuensis. It encodes these proteins:
- a CDS encoding SDR family NAD(P)-dependent oxidoreductase, whose amino-acid sequence is MEVGANTPAVVTGGASGLGAATARALAAKGVKVAIFDMNEEKGNAMAEELGGVFCKVNVTSDEEVDAGFAKAREAHGQERILVNCAGIGNAIKTASRSREDGSIKHFPLSAFDFVIQVNLVGTFRCIAKSAAGMMSLDPLTEEGDRGAIVNTASVAAEDGQIGQAAYSASKGGVVGMTLPIARDLMKEGIRVNTILPGIFDTPLLAAAPQNVRDALAASVPFPKRLGMPDEYAKLAMTMIETGYFNGEDVRLDGGIRMAPR
- a CDS encoding crotonase/enoyl-CoA hydratase family protein, which codes for MTDYTQILVDKADGIATITLNRPEKMNAFTNVMMTEMIAAMDDIDADDDVRAVIFTGAGDRAFCAGADLTPEGGGRVFSDPTEVEDLSDERVRDGGGRLTLRLFNSTKPLISACNGVAVGIGATMQLAMDIRLASDTARYGFVFARRGIVPEACSSWFLPKLVGIQQALEWCYSGRVFDAAEAKEGRLVRSIHPQAELMDVAKGLAREIADNTSAISVSMTRAMMWRNPSGDHPMDAHNVDSKAIYRLSRGADAMEGIASFLEKRDPEYPGKVSTDMPDFYPWWQEPEYK